A stretch of Primulina huaijiensis isolate GDHJ02 unplaced genomic scaffold, ASM1229523v2 scaffold38119, whole genome shotgun sequence DNA encodes these proteins:
- the LOC140968847 gene encoding mechanosensitive ion channel protein 10-like, with protein sequence MDASGKVSKTSGEISMVEGQKKENDLIINIPADEEDSKFSIPDSSTDQKFKISADSPHRLSNDSALSARKSVTLSFPSPEIVRFGPSPNKPPKIPQSGTLTRRISLSRPVYSKPKSRFGEQSVPIDNKIFEEDEPLVDSRVMSSRGSPNTKVDVNNLSSRTVPMTPKTPLMASPGGFEGVDKDEEIYKKVSSRKKLKYRKVKTKVLVEWFLFLCILGCLIASLIVDKLQQCMVWGLQIWKWCVLVLVTFSGMLVTKLLMHFVVLLIELNFLLKKKVLYFVYGLKKSVQFCVWLSVVLLTWVFLFQEGAERSHKITRILDFITWTMTSLLIGSFMWLLKTLLLKILASSFHVNTFFDRIQESMFHQYILFTLSGPPVMESEAMLGRTNSNVTQFSFRVSKKGKDGKEKKEKEKEVIDMSKLHQMKQEKVSAWTVKMLVDMISNSGLTTLSNVIDESAYGGNEQTDKEITNEEEAIAAAYYIFLNVAPPGSKYIDELDLGRFMIKEEVDVVFPMIDVAETGKIDRKVLTEWVVKVYKGRKALAHALNDTKTAVKQLNKIVTGILIIIMIVVWLLLVGIATTKVLVFLSSQLVLAAFMFGNTCKTIFEAIIFVFVMHPFDVGDRCVIDGVQMIVEEMNILTTVFLKFDKEKIFYPNSVLATKPISNFYRSPDMGDQLDFSIDFKTPVEKIGALKDKMKWYIEKNPQLWHPNHSVIVKEIEDVNKLKMALIFNHTMNFQDFGEKNKRKSEIVLEMKRIFEELSIGYYLLPQEVHLIESKNSN encoded by the exons ATGGATGCGAGTGGTAAAGTTTCGAAAACCAGTGGAGAGATAAGCATGGTGGAGGGCCAGAAAAAAGAGAATGACTTGATCATTAACATCCCTGCAGATGAAGAGGATTCAAAATTTTCGATTCCCGATTCTTCGACGGatcaaaagtttaaaatttcaGCTGATTCACCTCATAgattatcaaatgattcagctTTGAGTGCTCGAAAGTCGGTCACATTAAGTTTCCCGTCTCCTGAAATTGTAAGGTTCGGTCCAAGCCCTAATAAGCCTCCCAAAATCCCACAAAGTGGGACTCTTACTCGTCGGATTTCCCTTTCAAGGCCGGTTTACTCAAAACCCAAATCTAGATTTGGTGAACAATCTGTGCCAATCGACAataaaattttcgaagaagatGAACCATTAGTGGATTCACGGGTGATGTCTAGTCGGGGTTCGCCAAACACTAAAGTGGACGTTAACAATTTAAGCTCTAGGACTGTGCCGATGACACCAAAGACACCATTGATGGCGTCCCCAGGAGGCTTTGAAGGAGTTGACAAGGATGAAGAAATATACAAGAAAGTAAGCAGCAGGAAGAAGCTAAAGTATAGGAAAGTGAAAACCAAGGTTCTGGTCGAGTGGTTCCTGTTTCTCTGTATTCTGGGGTGTTTAATTGCTAGCTTGATCGTGGATAAATTGCAACAGTGTATGGTTTGGGGTTTGCAAATTTGGAAGTGGTGTGTTCTTGTTTTGGTGACCTTCAGTGGTATGTTGGTCACTAAATTGTTGATGCATTTTGTCGTTTTGTTGATCGAGTTAAACTTTTTGCTGAAGAAGAAGGTGTTATATTTTGTTTACGGTCTAAAGAAGAGCGTTCAGTTCTGTGTTTGGCTCAGTGTTGTGCTCCTCACTTGGGTTTTTCTATTCCAAGAAGGGGCGGAGAGATCCCATAAAATCACCCGTATATTGGACTTCATCACTTGGACCATGACTTCGCTACTGATAGGGTCATTCATGTGGCTTCTTAAGACTTTGTTGCTGAAGATTTTGGCATCTTCATTCCACGTGAACACATTCTTTGACAGGATTCAAGAATCAATGTTTCATCAGTACATTTTATTCACGCTATCTGGGCCACCAGTTATGGAGTCGGAAGCAATGTTGGGTCGAACAAACAGTAATGTAACTCAATTCAGTTTTCGGGTTTCGAAGAAGGGGAAGGatggaaaagaaaagaaagaaaaagagaaagaagTAATTGATATGAGTAAACTCCATCAGATGAAACAAGAAAAGGTCTCGGCATGGACCGTAAAAATGTTGGTCGATATGATATCTAATTCAGGGCTGACCACTCTTTCAAATGTAATCGACGAGAGTGCTTATGGAGGTAATGAACAGACAGATAAGGAGATAACCAATGAGGAGGAGGCAATTGCTGCTGCCTATTACATTTTCTTGAATGTAGCTCCACCTGGATCCAA GTACATAGATGAACTGGATCTTGGGAGATTCATGATTAAAGAAGAGGTCGATGTTGTATTTCCAATGATTGATGTGGCTGAGACTGGGAAAATCGACAGAAAAGTTTTAACTGAATGGGTG GTGAAGGTTTATAAAGGCCGCAAAGCTCTAGCTCATGCTTTAAACGACACGAAAACCGCTGTAAAGCAATTGAACAAAATTGTTACGGGGATTCTTATTATCATTATGATAGTAGTATGGCTTCTCTTGGTGGGAATAGCAACAACCAAAGTGCTCGTTTTTCTCTCATCGCAGCTTGTTCTTGCAGCCTTCATGTTTGGAAACACTTGCAAGACCATTTTCGAAGctattatttttgtatttgtgATGCATCCTTTTGATGTAGGCGACCGATGTGTCATAGATGGCGTTCAG ATGATTGTAGAAGAGATGAATATCTTGACAACCGTATTTCTTAAATTTGATAAAGAAAAGATATTCTATCCGAACTCTGTCTTGGCTACCAAACCAATTAGTAATTTCTACAGAAGCCCTGATATGGGCGATCAACTCGATTTCTCCATTGATTTCAAGACGCCCGTTGAGAAGATAGGCGCATTGAAAGATAAAATGAAATG GTACATTGAGAAAAATCCCCAGCTTTGGCATCCTAACCACAGTGTGATAGTGAAGGAGATCGAGGACGTGAATAAGTTAAAGATGGCTCTGATATTTAATCATACAATGAACTTTCAAGATTTTGGCGAGAAGAACAAACGGAAAAGCGAAATTGTCTTGGAGATGAAGAGAATCTTCGAAGAGCTGTCTATCGGATACTATCTTCTTCCCCAAGAAGTTCATCTTATCGAGTCAAAAAATAGCAACTAG